GGAGTAGTGCCGCCGCCACGGGATGGTACAGCGCCAACCCTGATCCCAGATACTCCTCAAGTgagtattttcaattttttttcgcgtttttggaatgtttttattgaagtataaacataaaaaatattttttttaggtctgcAGGATTTATTTTAGAAGCTATTACGCGTGCGCTCACATGCATTACTTTATGcgttctttattttaattgatttatcaGCAAAATGTAATCATTAAGTGTTAaaaattatttgacatttttatcaaactGAAAAGGAGATCATTCTTTCAAATCTAAGCCggctctgcttttatttatttatctaaaattgttatattattattactattattattattattattattattattattattattattgttattattactgttattattattattattattattattattattattgttattattcatttaagtttaatgtaactttttttcataaattacgcacagtttatttaaaaaatacttcaggCGCAATAGTGTCCTCCTCTTCTGTTTATTGAACGCacgtatatgtatgtatatttttaagtttctagATTCATGGGACCTTCCACAGGTATGAACATGACTGGCATGGGGAGTCTCACAGGAATGGCAGACCCCAGCAAAGCCATGCCAGCTCTCCACGCTGCGCCCAGGAGGAAACGGCGCGTCCTGTTCTCGCAGGCTCAAGTCTACGAGCTGGAGAGGAGGTTTAAGCAGCAGAAATACCTGTCGGCACCTGAAAGGGAGCACCTGGCCAGCATGATTCATCTGACGCCGACCCAGGTGAAAATCTGGTTTCAGAACCATCGGTACAAGATGAAGCGCCAGGCCAAGGACAAGGCggcacagcagctgcagcagcagcagcaggacggtAACCTGTGCCAGCAGCAGGCGCAGTCCCCGCGGCGGGTAGCCGTTCCGGTTCTGGTGAAGGACGGTAAACCGTGCCAGAACGGCTCAAACACGCCGACGCCGAATCAGCAACAGGTACAACAGAGCCAACAACAGAACCAACAACAGAACGGAGGCGGAGTGGTGCTCGCATCCTCGGCCGGCAGCCTCAGCCAGCATCAAAACCAGCAGCAGGTGAACGCTTTGGAGCTGGAGGAGATGTCGCCGAGCCCCCCCTCACTGCACAGCCAGCTCAGCATGGCCCAGATAGACACATCAGCTGTAGATTACACCAGTAACATGGTCAGCTCAAACCTTCTCTACGGCAGAACGTGGTAGGACTTAAACAGTACTGACACTTTtcacttttctctttaaatggACAACAGCcccacaatatatatatatatatatatatatatatatatatatatatatatatatatatatatatatatatatatatatatatatatatataagtgcGCAGTTATGCGTAATTGGACATTGCGCACAGAGGCGCACGGCAGCTGGTGATCAGGGCACATTTTCTTGACATCTCTGACAAGTGTCTATTTTTGACCATCACATTACAGGACTGGTCGCCCTTGAAAGCGATTAAGTCTttctggacctttttttgtaATCCGTGCTTCGGCCCCTCCTTCATGATGTTTGAAACTATGTTATTGAAACAAAAAGGAGTGCTGCTTCATTTTCTCGGACTAAAGAATGAGCTCTAAAGCACATTAACTCCTTTTTTGATAACTTGGCATGTTATCATATTAATATTGTAAACTAATGTATTCATTTAGACTTATTGGATAAGTAGAGGGACTTGTATATTTGGATAACACACAAGAATGGGTTTAACTGTACAATAATGGTTTTTGCGTccacttttactttttcctttttttattattttgtttgtaagttaaaaaaaacaatgaaataaatgagtGATGGCTGCTGTATATGTTTCAAAACCAAGTGAACgttacaaataaataacttgAAGTGTGAGAGCTAttcctgaacattttttaatggaagtGTTTTGGAGTGCATTTTCATTATGTTCTGATTGAGACCAAATTGAGTTGGAAAGCAAGGTCGATGAGGGAGCCGGCATTGTTCAGGTGACATTTTGGAGGGCTGCCTTTCATGTGTGATGTCTGCAAGACTGTAGACCAGGAAAACACCCTTTAAATTCACAGCCACCTTTTGCAGGTTCAATCCTCAATGACATTGTATTTATCgttggattttattttccttatttgattattttatggaaaaatgtCCAGTGGTTTTGACCCTTAATCTATTTTACAGGCCCATACTCTCAATGTGTTGCTGCTTAATTGGTCAATTTTATTAGGAATGCGAGACCTACAATGAAATACACAATTATAACTAATTATTGCTATAAGAGGAAATTTTATTTGGGTCATAAGATGTATTTTGTgcttattattattcattattattgttattattattattatacattTAATGAAGCATCCGTcacttaatttgaaaaaaaaaacatattttttttaaataaacctaaatGTGTCCTAATCCTATTAgcttagatgtttttttttgtttgttttgtttttgcatatttataattataatattgggttttttttaaattctaaagtattttgtaaattgaaatgtacatttttattgaagaaGAATAGCTATGTACAACTTAAACTGTCATGAATTTGGGGAATATTggaaaattacaattatttattgaatttcACTATCTTGTCTTTATATTTTGACATTGgattcaaaagaagaaaatgcaaacaccaaaaattaaaggaaatataGTTCAATCCTAAAAAAAACGGTGCTATTGTATTTTCACCTTAATATTTTCTATagtttcaaaatttaaaatttaaaaaaaggtttcaaaacctttttttaaattattttgaagtGGATACTAGCTCCTTTCTGCTCAATGCAGATCGCTCCTTAGCATCATCTCTTAGAATCGTTTTCCTGCAGGAGCGGCTGATAAAAAGACCGCAACCTTTCATTTCCTGAGgtcatttagacacattttgaaattatttcttGGTCTTCTTGCTGATAACCCCCTGTGATGATGATAGCTATCAGTGTACCTCATTGAACAGCTTGAAGAGCCACCATTTGTGCCCCCTCTTCACATACCTGGCAGCTGTATGTATATGTGGCATCCCTCTTCTACGTGAAGGAAGCATGGAGGCTAAACGTGCGGCTGACGGTTGGAGAAAAGCAAACTCTAACGGACTGGAGTTTGATGGGAAGCATTAAGACGCATTCCTCAGTACACTTTCCTGCGGCCAGATGTTCCTGACAGAGTTTATGTCTAAATTGAGGTCATGAATGAGCTGTCAACAAAGCTTTTGATGGTGGACCACATGAAATAAAAGTGGAGGTGAATCCATTCTTTTCCCTTTTCAATAGCCCTGGTTATGGCGCACTAATAGGCTATGCTTGGTAATCACTTGCTATTGTGCCTGTCAGTGCTCTCAGTTTATTGGTTGTGGTTGTGGGGAGCCTGGGGGGGGGGCTATCtttttgtaaagatttatgAGACTAGATGGGCACTGTAATTGGTCCTGGCATCGTGATTTAACGTCTGTGGGGTTGTTGTTGCTGCACATGAACACAACTCACATTTCCTAAGCAAGACAATGAAATGCATTACATTAAATTACCAATATGTTTTTTGCTTATGGCAGACATTTCCATCTGGGTTTGAAGAAGTGCCTACTTGAATGCTGTGTTGGATGCAGGAAGCAGACGATGTTGTGTTTTGCGAAGATTTCTTTGACTCTTCTTTTCCAGGTAATTGCAGGTTGAACTAAGTAAAGTGAATGCAGGAGGAAGCCTTGTTTCAGTCTCTGGAACCACCTCGTTTCAACCCCCAACTCCCTTCCTCCCCATTATTCTACTTAATATGTCAGAAGGTCTGATCGCAGTGAACCTTTTCAAGTTCTATTGATGTGCTCCTCAATTGACCATGGCATTCGAACAACCTAGAGAGTGCTAATTGGCGAGGCGTTTGCATTATAGACTGCACAGTTTGCACAGAAAGCTTGTTCAAACATGCacagttattattatttatttttattctgctgGAGCCACATTAAGGGAgcttttttcatggttttgtcCATACAGGCAGGTATTTCATACAGAAAGCTGCCGCAGTCTTGTAGTGGGATTTGTTTCTACCCTGTTCTTAAGGGATAAATGTGAATTAattttgtattcttttatttattcatagcTTAGATGTAAATTCACTCTTCTTTTGCTAAACGtcagaaaatgattaaaattgcGAGGTCtgctttttaatttagcaaaaggAGTGGATGTATTGAAGTTCCTGGAGACATAAAGCAAGATTTTAATTAGTGTGCCTCCTTTGTGTTCCATTAAAGAGCCACATTCTCTTTTCTGTGATCAACCTGTTTCTGCTTTATTAGTTTGGTTTCCTCAAATTAGTTAAAGCAGGTGTTTTTCTATAGTTTCCCAGTTAATTTGTCAGGAAATgttgatggagaaaaaaaaatgtattccaaAAATGATCTGAAAGCATCTCTCCtactttaattatattttggacattttggaaaaacaaaactaaattttgCATTggattttgctttatttaatgtAAGTCTTATATTGATCTTCCGCAAACTACTGGAGGGGTTGAAGAAAAAGCAGGATATGGGCACTTGCTTGCACGTTTGTTGGGATGGGGGGAGCGTATTGCAGCATCCCTTATTAGGAACCCATGTCACATTCTCGTCTTTGCTGACCAGACTTGTTGCACTGCCAGTAATCCCCCATCCAAGTCCCCTCTCTGCACGCTATTCAGGTCTCTCAGGAGTAGTTAGAGAAACTGTTTTCAGTTGCCACTAATAACTACTGACCTCCAGTGACACAGGCCAACAATGGGTTTGTCAGGCCTGAAACGCACAACTAAAGAAGCTGATTAGAAACTCAAGAGGTTTGAAGCAAGAATCAATGGCTGCTCTGTACGGCCACAGTGCCTCCAGCATGGCGCTGATGATTGTGGGACTTCCATTAGTTATGCCTCATTAAGTACCACAAACTCTTCTTTAAGAAAATTAGCCGAGCTAGCTCGGAAATCTGTTGTGATGGTGAGACACCCCCCCCCGCTGAGGTGCCACTGTGGCCCCGCTTTGAGACACATCAGGTTGGGGAATGATCGCtgtagtaacttttttttaaaagcagagaGCTCATGAGAGGTTGTTTCATTCAAATGATTCATCGGACTTTCACGCCTATATCAGAATGAAGGGatgtttttcatgatttttggTCTATTGGTCTCAAGTTATATTAGCAGAATGAgaacaaaaattcaaagaaTTCAATGCATTTTTACCGTGGCcatgattttaaaatgatgGGCGAGTACACAAATGGgtcaatattttgtttaaatttaaatcaaaatctatgtaccagcaatgaaaaaaaaaacgtgacaaAAGTAGATTTAAAGCACTTAAATAGCATGAACCTGAAAGCTTcataacaatgttttttatgatGTGGGCGAGCTTTCAGGAATGAATGAAAAGCAAAGTTTTCCGTCTTTCCAAAACGCCGTTCAACAAATTATTTCTTTACGTCATTGGATcaggtttttaaagaaataacaaaaccaaaagacattgaaaaaaaaaaacatttaattctcacctccaaaataaaaagatcaagagaaaatttgttagaaattcagttttagtattcaggaatataaaaaaaagaatgcatttAGGAGATAAAAGAGTTCATTTCTGTCCTTCAGAGCACTTCTTTTTACTTATGAACCAGCAAGCGGTTTTCTTCCAGCTTACCGTTGCCACGGTAATGGCCAGGCTGCCAGTATGCGGATTACTGGTTAATAGGGCCAGGACTGAAGAGTAGCACAATGAAGGTAAGCAATGGATAGGATCAACGTGAGGTGGCGACCAGAAAGTTGAGAgtgtctttttaatattttgtttgatgatTGATAACCTTACAAGTTCTTAACAAAATCAATAGAGTGtgttattgcagtttaagacaAATGAGCTTCCAAAATGAAATGCTGCACTTGAGGAAATATTCTTTGAAGTAGAGAGAACTCATCTAGCAGCAGAAGACAAGAGAAGCGGCCGTCTCCATAGAGCTGCCTGCCAAATTAAGTCCGGAAGTACATAATGGTTTCTTCAAATATATAGGATGTGCTAATCTGCTCCCCTCCACAACACACAACCGTCCCAGAGGGCCAGCGGGGCCAAACAGGACCACCCACTTTCTTTTCAATTATCATCTTGCAACAACCTGTCTCATCTTCAGCATTCAGCGGGAGAAACGCACTGCTCTCCAGAGGGAATTACAATTAGAAAGCTGCTTGTCCCTCAAATAAACTTCCACACTGTAGTTGACAATAGGAACTTGACAGAGCATGTGACCCCGGGGGCAAACAGGATTACGTCCCAAATGCCACGTTCCTTTATTTTGGCTGGAGTTCCTCTTGAAGCTGGTGTGGTCTGGCTGGCGGAGGAGGTTGGCAAGAAGAGAGAACGGAGACGGAAGAATTCCCTTTAGATTCTGCAAAGAAAGGGGATATTAGCCGACTATGATCGAAACATGTAAGCAGGTTGGGCATACATCACCCAATAAAATCTGCTTATTTATCTTGTTTGGGGAAACCTATTGcatttcttgcaaaaaaaataaaaataaaaaaattgaagggggatttcaaagtgaaaaattatatgcattaaaaaagaaggaaacaattgtcacagattgttttttattaactttgtgTTATGACACAGTTTCATGTGAGTAAAAAACTATGAAATCTCCATGTATTTTTGCAACAAAGCCAACATTAGTCTCCATTTACTTGCATACATTGTCTGTCCATTAAAGCCTCATCAGTGCAGATAACTCTCACAAAAGCAGTTTGTCTCCAAAACACTAATTAAGAAGCAATCAGCATCCGACAAAGCTTCTGTTTCAGAGTCATACTGGCTGGTCGACGTGGAGTGTTTATTTGGCCCACTGCAGCCAGCTGGTCATACGAAGGCGCCCAAAGTCTACATTGACTCCTCCCTGCAGGGGGTGGCAGCACAGCAAAAGGGAAAGGGAACTCTTTTTCAAGTCCCCTCTCCACAGCACAGCACCTCCACTGAAAGAGCCTCTGGACGCCTTTGTATGGGTGACGAACAAGGGACTGAGGTTTGGGGGGCACTGAAAAGGAGTGGAAGAGTTTGAACTCACAACCACTTTTACGGATGCTGTCCTGCATGTGGGGTCAGCCACACTTCACATCTAATTAGTGGTCAGATCCACTGGCACCTAATCAGCTGGACATGTTAAAACTGCCCTAATCAGGCCTAATCCTGGCTGTGTGTCACACATACTGTCCAACTCTGTCTGCTGGACTGATTCAAGCATTGAGGACCGTGTATTGCAGTTTGTAGGGGTTTCAACTAtcttttaacatcttttaacaaaaatggtTAAGAAAGACTCAACCAAGTAAGCACAACTAAAGAACACAAACTTaataattgttaaattaaattcataGCACTGAGATTTgttaaaatagactttttaaaaactgttgttaaatgaataaatggtAGATCTTAaattcccactccaatcatttttat
The genomic region above belongs to Oryzias melastigma strain HK-1 linkage group LG22, ASM292280v2, whole genome shotgun sequence and contains:
- the nkx2.4a gene encoding NK2 homeobox 4a isoform X1, with the translated sequence MSLSPKHTTPFSVTDILSPIEETYKKFSGMDGAGNLTSPLGAYRQPQVSQTGMQQHSMGHNASVATTYHMPHGVSQFSHTAMGGYCNGSIGNMGDLPSYQESMRSSAAATGWYSANPDPRYSSISRFMGPSTGMNMTGMGSLTGMADPSKAMPALHAAPRRKRRVLFSQAQVYELERRFKQQKYLSAPEREHLASMIHLTPTQVKIWFQNHRYKMKRQAKDKAAQQLQQQQQDGNLCQQQAQSPRRVAVPVLVKDGKPCQNGSNTPTPNQQQVQQSQQQNQQQNGGGVVLASSAGSLSQHQNQQQVNALELEEMSPSPPSLHSQLSMAQIDTSAVDYTSNMVSSNLLYGRTW
- the nkx2.4a gene encoding NK2 homeobox 4a isoform X2, producing the protein MSLSPKHTTPFSVTDILSPIEETYKKFSGMDGAGNLTSPLGAYRQPQVSQTGMQQHSMGHNASVATTYHMPHGVSQFSHTAMGGYCNGSIGNMGDLPSYQESMRSSAAATGWYSANPDPRYSSSMNMTGMGSLTGMADPSKAMPALHAAPRRKRRVLFSQAQVYELERRFKQQKYLSAPEREHLASMIHLTPTQVKIWFQNHRYKMKRQAKDKAAQQLQQQQQDGNLCQQQAQSPRRVAVPVLVKDGKPCQNGSNTPTPNQQQVQQSQQQNQQQNGGGVVLASSAGSLSQHQNQQQVNALELEEMSPSPPSLHSQLSMAQIDTSAVDYTSNMVSSNLLYGRTW